A single genomic interval of Oryza sativa Japonica Group chromosome 7, ASM3414082v1 harbors:
- the LOC4343132 gene encoding uncharacterized protein isoform X2 encodes MDAAAPAPPASPPLAVHLVTGGGSSPEHALLLRSLAAARVVALDAEWKPRRRGPAVADDPSAAAAATPPPLQFPTVTLLQVACRGDGDGGGAAAAEVFVVDLLAVPLAELREPLRELFERPEVLKLGFRFKQDLVYLSATFAAALGSSAGFERVEPFLDVTNAYYYLKGHDMQKRLPRETKSLATICEELLGVYLSKELQCSDWSYRPLSEGQIQYAASDAYYLLDIFDLFHQKIRTEGKCLPTNELTSDGHCPQRDAECSSSEDAVCFDDYFTSVVMKYAEKILLTESDTKPRSSRRKEKQKLATNAKCKEKFEGSTEWQGLPPWDPSAGGDGCPKFLCDVMIEGLAKHLRCVGIDAATPSSRKPEPRELLNQTYKERRVLLTRDVKLLKYQYLTSNQVYRVKSLLKHDQLAEVIDTFQLKISEDKLMSRCTKCNGRFIQKPLTLDEAIEASKGFQIIPSCLFKRNLEFWKCTDCNQLYWERSAKLQRLSDLWGFSRPGW; translated from the exons AtggacgccgccgcgcccgcgccgcctgcctcgccgccgctcgccgtgcacctcgtcaccggcggcgggtCCTCGCCGGAGCACGCGCTCCTCCTGCGctccctcgccgcggcgcgcgtcGTCGCCCTCGACGCCGAGTggaagccgcgccgccgcggccccgccgtcgccgatgacccttcggcggcggcggcggctactccGCCCCCGCTGCAGTTCCCCACGGTCACGCTCCTCCAGGTGGCatgccgcggcgacggcgacgggggagGGGCTGCGGCTGCCGAGGTGTtcgtcgtcgacctcctcgCGGTGCCGCTGGCCGAATTGCGGGAGCCGCTGCGGGAGCTGTTCGAGAGGCCTGAGGTGCTGAAGCTGGGGTTCCGGTTCAAGCAGGACCTAGTGTACCTCTCGGCCACCTTCGCCGCTGCCCTCGGCTCCAGTGCCGGATTCGAGAGA GTGGAGCCTTTCTTGGATGTCACCAACGCTTATTACTACCTGAAAGGCCATGACATGCAAAAGAGGCTTCCAAGGGAGACCAAGAGTTTGGCAACAATTTGTGAGGAACTGCTTGGTGTTTATTTATCAAAG GAACTTCAATGTAGTGATTGGTCATACCGTCCCTTAAGTGAAGGTCAAATACAATATGCTGCATCTGATGCCTACTATTTACTCGACATATTTGATCTATTCCATCAAAAAATCAGAACTGAAG GGAAGTGTTTGCCTACAAATGAGCTAACATCAGATGGCCATTGCCCCCAAAGGGACGCAGAATGTTCTTCGTCTGAAGATGCTGTTTGCTTTGATGACTATTTTACATCCGTTGTGATGAAGTACGCTGAGAAGATTTTGCTTACAGAATCAGATACAAAACCACGTTCATCAAgacgaaaagaaaaacaaaaacttgCAACCAATGCCAAATGCAAAGAGAAGTTTGAGGGCAGTACTGAATGGCAGGGTCTTCCTCCATGGGATCCTTCTGCTGGTGGAGATGGCTGCCCAAAATTTTTGTGTGATGTGATG ATTGAGGGTTTAGCTAAGCACTTGAGATGTGTTGGAATAGATGCTGCTACTCCATCCTCAAGGAAGCCTGAACCAAG GGAACTGTTAAATCAAACCTATAAGGAAAGAAGAGTATTACTTACAAGAGATGTCAAGCTCTTAAAATATCAATATTTGACAAGTAACCAGGTATACAGAGTGAAGAGCCTTCTCAAACATGATCAACTGGCAGAG GTGATTGATACTTTCCAGTTAAAGATATCCGAGGATAAGCTTATGTCGAGATGTACAAAGTGCAATGGAAGATTCATCCAAAAACCGCTCACACTCGATGAGGCTATTGAAGCTTCAAAAGGTTTCCAGATTATCCCTTCCTGCCTCTTCAAGCGAAACTTGGAGTTCTGGAAGTGCACTGACTGCAACCAGCTCTATTGGGAG AGGAGTGCCAAGCTGCAGAGACTGTCTGACCTTTGGGGTTTTAGTCGCCCAGGATGGTGA
- the LOC9269328 gene encoding alpha-galactosidase, translating to MGSYALPRRSLVLFLLSAAAVASTAAWAAASSAAGGGDDAARRSLLDNGLGRTPQMGWNSWNHFGCNINENTIRSTVDALISTGLTKAGYTYVNLDDCWADYQRTKEGYIAADPKKFPSGIKALADYVHSKGLKLGIYSSAGSRTCSKTMPGSLGYEDIDAKTFASWGVDYLKYDNCNSDGSSETVRFPKMSFALRKTGRPIFYSICEWGQRNVATWGGQYGNSWRTTGDINDSWASMLSNIDSNDASASYAKPGGWNDPDMLEVGNGGMTNDEYVVHISLWAIAKAPLIIGCDVRSISRETMEILSNPEVIAINQDPLGVQGKKVRKYDNEIEVWAGPLSQQRTAVLLLNRGATGSRQITAAWQDIGVGPGVAVEAKNVWLHATAPGRFTGSLTAEVAAHSCKLFVLTPVGRASEERS from the exons ATGGGCTCCTACGCTTTGCCACGGCGGTCtctcgtcctcttcctcctctccgccgccgccgtcgcgtcgacgGCAGCATGGGCTGCCGCTtcgtcggcggccggcggtggtgaTGATGCCGCTCGCCGCAGCCTCCTCGACAACGGGCTCGGGCGGACGCCGCAGATGGG gtgGAACAGTTGGAATCATTTCGGGTGCAACATCAACGAGAACACCATCCGGAGCACCG TTGACGCACTCATCTCCACCGGGCTCACGAAGGCTGGATACACTTATGTCAACTTAG ATGATTGCTGGGCAGATTACCAAAGGACCAAAGAG GGTTACATAGCTGCTGATCCAAAGAAGTTCCCTTCGGGGATTAAGGCACTCGCAGATTATGTGCACAGCAAGGGGCTTAAACTAGGCATATACTCTTCAGCCGG CTCAAGAACTTGCAGCAAAACGATGCCCGGATCTCTGGGCTACGAGGACATCGATGCTAAGACATTTGCATCATGG GGTGTGGATTACTTGAAGTACGACAACTGCAACAGTGACGGCTCGAGCGAAACCGTCAG ATTCCCCAAGATGTCTTTCGCTCTGAGAAAAACCGGACGTCCGATCTTCTACTCGATCTGCGAATG GGGCCAGAGGAATGTGGCGACGTGGGGTGGCCAGTACGGCAACAGCTGGAGGACCACCGGCGACATCAATGACTCATGGGCCAG CATGCTGAGCAACATCGACAGCAACGACGCCTCCGCCAGCTACGCCAAGCCCGGCGGCTGGAACG ATCCTGACATGCTGGAGGTCGGCAATGGAGGGATGACGAACGACGAGTACGTCGTGCACATCAGCCTTTGGGCGATTGCCAAG GCTCCTCTGATCATCGGGTGCGACGTGAGGAGTATCTCCAGGGAGACGATGGAGATCCTCTCCAACCCTGAAGTCATCGCCATTAACCAAG ATCCATTGGGCGTCCAGGGAAAGAAAGTCAGGAAGTACGACAACGAAATCGAG GTATGGGCAGGGCCGCTCTCCCAGCAGAGGACGGCGGTGCTGCTGCTGAACCGCGGCGCCACGGGCAGCCGGCAGATCACGGCGGCGTGGCAGGACATCGGCGTCGgccccggcgtcgccgtcgaggcGAAGAACGTCTGGCTG CACGCGACGGCGCCGGGGAGGTTCACCGGCAGCCtgacggcggaggtggcggcgcactCGTGCAAGCTCTTCGTCCTCACGCCCGTCGGCCGGGCCAGCGAGGAGCGGAGCTAG
- the LOC4343132 gene encoding uncharacterized protein isoform X1 gives MDAAAPAPPASPPLAVHLVTGGGSSPEHALLLRSLAAARVVALDAEWKPRRRGPAVADDPSAAAAATPPPLQFPTVTLLQVACRGDGDGGGAAAAEVFVVDLLAVPLAELREPLRELFERPEVLKLGFRFKQDLVYLSATFAAALGSSAGFERVEPFLDVTNAYYYLKGHDMQKRLPRETKSLATICEELLGVYLSKELQCSDWSYRPLSEGQIQYAASDAYYLLDIFDLFHQKIRTEGKCLPTNELTSDGHCPQRDAECSSSEDAVCFDDYFTSVVMKYAEKILLTESDTKPRSSRRKEKQKLATNAKCKEKFEGSTEWQGLPPWDPSAGGDGCPKFLCDVMIEGLAKHLRCVGIDAATPSSRKPEPRELLNQTYKERRVLLTRDVKLLKYQYLTSNQVYRVKSLLKHDQLAEVIDTFQLKISEDKLMSRCTKCNGRFIQKPLTLDEAIEASKGFQIIPSCLFKRNLEFWKCTDCNQLYWEGTQYHNAVQKFLSVCNISD, from the exons AtggacgccgccgcgcccgcgccgcctgcctcgccgccgctcgccgtgcacctcgtcaccggcggcgggtCCTCGCCGGAGCACGCGCTCCTCCTGCGctccctcgccgcggcgcgcgtcGTCGCCCTCGACGCCGAGTggaagccgcgccgccgcggccccgccgtcgccgatgacccttcggcggcggcggcggctactccGCCCCCGCTGCAGTTCCCCACGGTCACGCTCCTCCAGGTGGCatgccgcggcgacggcgacgggggagGGGCTGCGGCTGCCGAGGTGTtcgtcgtcgacctcctcgCGGTGCCGCTGGCCGAATTGCGGGAGCCGCTGCGGGAGCTGTTCGAGAGGCCTGAGGTGCTGAAGCTGGGGTTCCGGTTCAAGCAGGACCTAGTGTACCTCTCGGCCACCTTCGCCGCTGCCCTCGGCTCCAGTGCCGGATTCGAGAGA GTGGAGCCTTTCTTGGATGTCACCAACGCTTATTACTACCTGAAAGGCCATGACATGCAAAAGAGGCTTCCAAGGGAGACCAAGAGTTTGGCAACAATTTGTGAGGAACTGCTTGGTGTTTATTTATCAAAG GAACTTCAATGTAGTGATTGGTCATACCGTCCCTTAAGTGAAGGTCAAATACAATATGCTGCATCTGATGCCTACTATTTACTCGACATATTTGATCTATTCCATCAAAAAATCAGAACTGAAG GGAAGTGTTTGCCTACAAATGAGCTAACATCAGATGGCCATTGCCCCCAAAGGGACGCAGAATGTTCTTCGTCTGAAGATGCTGTTTGCTTTGATGACTATTTTACATCCGTTGTGATGAAGTACGCTGAGAAGATTTTGCTTACAGAATCAGATACAAAACCACGTTCATCAAgacgaaaagaaaaacaaaaacttgCAACCAATGCCAAATGCAAAGAGAAGTTTGAGGGCAGTACTGAATGGCAGGGTCTTCCTCCATGGGATCCTTCTGCTGGTGGAGATGGCTGCCCAAAATTTTTGTGTGATGTGATG ATTGAGGGTTTAGCTAAGCACTTGAGATGTGTTGGAATAGATGCTGCTACTCCATCCTCAAGGAAGCCTGAACCAAG GGAACTGTTAAATCAAACCTATAAGGAAAGAAGAGTATTACTTACAAGAGATGTCAAGCTCTTAAAATATCAATATTTGACAAGTAACCAGGTATACAGAGTGAAGAGCCTTCTCAAACATGATCAACTGGCAGAG GTGATTGATACTTTCCAGTTAAAGATATCCGAGGATAAGCTTATGTCGAGATGTACAAAGTGCAATGGAAGATTCATCCAAAAACCGCTCACACTCGATGAGGCTATTGAAGCTTCAAAAGGTTTCCAGATTATCCCTTCCTGCCTCTTCAAGCGAAACTTGGAGTTCTGGAAGTGCACTGACTGCAACCAGCTCTATTGGGAG GGTACTCAATACCACAATGCAGTTCAGAAGTTTTTGTCAGTATGCAACATTAGCGACTGA